Proteins co-encoded in one Hyalangium ruber genomic window:
- a CDS encoding phosphomannomutase/phosphoglucomutase produces the protein MNTHIFREYDIRGLVDKDLTVEVVELLGKGLGTIIRRQHGRSIVVGRDCRESSTRFRDALAKGLTSTGLNVLDVGVVPTPLTYFAANTLPVDGLAMITGSHNPPEYNGFKIGAGKTTFHGHEIQALRKLIEARDFVQDDKPGTVTPFDIITPYNHFIRQTVKVGRKGMRIVIDAGNGTGGAIAVPLFQAMGFDVVPLFCEMDATFPNHHPDPTVVENLEDLIAAVKREKAEVGIAYDGDSDRIGVIDDQGNILWGDQLMILFSRYVLKESPGAAIVGEVKCSYTLYDDIAKHGGKPVMWKAGHSLIKAKMKETHAELAGEMSGHIFFKHRYFGFDDAVYSSARLLEILTHEPRKLSALLADVPKTYSTPELRADTREEKKFELVKRATEALRAAGHQIVDVDGVRVTFPDGWGLIRASNTQPILVLRFEASTPERLKEIQQLVEGTLEKVKREVGA, from the coding sequence ATGAATACGCACATCTTCCGCGAGTACGACATCCGTGGCCTGGTCGATAAGGACCTCACCGTCGAGGTGGTGGAGCTCCTCGGCAAGGGCCTGGGCACCATCATCCGCCGCCAGCATGGCCGCTCCATCGTCGTGGGCCGCGACTGCCGCGAGTCCTCCACGCGCTTCCGCGACGCGCTGGCCAAGGGCCTCACCTCCACGGGCCTCAACGTGCTCGACGTGGGCGTGGTGCCCACGCCGCTGACCTACTTCGCCGCCAACACCCTGCCGGTGGATGGCCTGGCGATGATTACCGGCAGCCACAACCCGCCCGAGTACAACGGCTTCAAGATCGGCGCGGGGAAGACCACCTTCCACGGCCACGAAATCCAGGCGCTGCGCAAGCTCATCGAGGCGCGCGACTTCGTGCAGGACGACAAGCCCGGCACGGTGACGCCCTTCGACATCATCACCCCGTACAACCACTTCATCCGCCAGACGGTGAAGGTGGGCCGCAAGGGGATGCGCATCGTCATCGACGCGGGCAACGGCACCGGCGGCGCCATCGCCGTGCCCCTGTTCCAGGCCATGGGCTTCGACGTGGTGCCGCTGTTCTGCGAGATGGACGCCACCTTCCCCAACCACCACCCGGACCCCACGGTGGTGGAGAACCTCGAGGACCTCATCGCCGCGGTGAAGCGCGAGAAGGCCGAGGTGGGCATCGCCTACGACGGCGACAGCGACCGCATCGGCGTCATCGACGACCAGGGCAACATCCTCTGGGGCGACCAGCTGATGATCCTCTTCAGCCGCTACGTGCTCAAGGAGAGCCCGGGCGCCGCCATCGTCGGCGAGGTGAAGTGCAGCTACACCCTCTATGACGACATCGCCAAGCACGGCGGCAAGCCGGTGATGTGGAAGGCCGGCCACTCCCTCATCAAGGCGAAGATGAAGGAGACGCACGCCGAACTGGCCGGAGAGATGAGCGGCCACATCTTCTTCAAGCACCGCTACTTCGGCTTCGACGACGCCGTGTACTCCTCGGCTCGGCTGCTCGAAATCCTCACCCACGAGCCGCGCAAGCTCTCCGCGCTGCTCGCGGACGTGCCCAAGACGTACTCCACGCCCGAGCTGCGCGCGGACACCCGCGAGGAGAAGAAGTTCGAGCTGGTCAAGCGCGCCACCGAGGCCCTGCGCGCCGCGGGCCACCAGATCGTCGACGTGGACGGCGTGCGCGTCACCTTCCCGGACGGGTGGGGCCTCATCCGCGCCTCCAACACCCAGCCCATCCTGGTGCTGCGCTTCGAGGCCAGCACCCCCGAGCGCCTCAAGGAAATCCAGCAGCTCGTCGAGGGCACGCTGGAGAAGGTCAAGCGCGAGGTTGGAGCGTAG
- a CDS encoding ATP-binding cassette domain-containing protein produces the protein MSENALLALRGVSKRFGAVQALTAVDFEVSAGEVVALVGDNGAGKSTLIKIISGILPIDEGQILFQGRPVSLNGPKAASALGIATVYQDLALCDNLDVVGNLFLGREVRVGGVGKVAGWLDETAMEQQASELLQRLSVSIPSVRTQVASLSGGQRQSIAVARAMMGAPKMVLLDEPTAALGVAQTRQVLELIRRLREQGLGVVVISHNLMDVFSVADRIIVMRLGKRVATFDVKTTNQVEVVSAITGAHKAEVVDTLKTEQT, from the coding sequence ATGTCCGAGAACGCGCTGCTGGCGCTGCGAGGAGTCTCCAAGCGCTTCGGAGCTGTTCAGGCGCTCACGGCGGTGGACTTCGAGGTCTCCGCCGGTGAAGTGGTCGCCCTGGTGGGCGACAACGGAGCCGGCAAGTCCACCCTCATCAAGATCATCTCGGGCATCCTCCCCATCGACGAGGGCCAGATCCTCTTTCAGGGTCGGCCCGTGTCGCTCAACGGACCGAAGGCGGCCTCCGCGCTGGGGATCGCCACCGTGTATCAGGACCTCGCGCTCTGCGATAACCTGGACGTCGTGGGCAACCTGTTCCTCGGCCGCGAGGTGCGCGTGGGCGGGGTGGGGAAGGTGGCCGGCTGGTTGGACGAGACGGCCATGGAGCAGCAGGCCTCCGAGCTGTTGCAGCGGCTGAGCGTGAGCATCCCCAGCGTGCGCACGCAGGTGGCCTCGCTGTCGGGCGGCCAGCGGCAGTCCATCGCGGTGGCCCGGGCGATGATGGGCGCGCCGAAGATGGTGCTGCTGGACGAGCCCACCGCGGCGCTTGGCGTGGCGCAGACGCGGCAGGTGCTGGAGCTCATCCGCCGGCTGCGAGAGCAGGGGCTCGGAGTCGTCGTCATCAGCCACAACCTGATGGACGTGTTCTCCGTGGCCGACCGCATCATCGTGATGCGCCTGGGCAAGCGGGTGGCGACCTTCGATGTGAAGACGACCAACCAGGTGGAGGTCGTCTCCGCCATCACCGGCGCGCACAAGGCCGAGGTGGTCGACACGCTGAAGACGGAGCAGACATGA
- a CDS encoding sugar ABC transporter substrate-binding protein, giving the protein MLTAPACKSENKEAPAGGSATATATGEKKAAGAKIALLLPESKTARYESHDRPHFERKVKELCPECEVIYSNADQDAAKQQSQAEAALTNGAQVLVLDPVDSASAAATVARAKQSKVPVISYDRLITGADVDYYISFDNEKVGKLQGQALVDKLKADGKASGTIVMINGAPTDNNAKMFKAGAHAAIDGSGLTVGAEYDTPDWSPDKAQQQMEQALTSLGKDKIVGVYAANDGTAGGAIAAMKASGVNPLPPVTGQDAELAGIQRIVAGEQFMTVYKAIKPEAEVAAELAVALAKGQPAPAGKVNAKVNNGQKDVPAILLAPVAVTKENVKSTVVADGFWKADEICAGSYKDACATAQLQ; this is encoded by the coding sequence ATGCTGACGGCTCCTGCGTGCAAGAGTGAGAACAAGGAGGCGCCGGCGGGAGGTTCCGCCACCGCCACCGCCACCGGTGAGAAGAAGGCCGCGGGAGCGAAGATCGCCCTGCTGCTGCCCGAGTCGAAGACGGCGCGTTATGAGTCGCACGACCGGCCGCACTTCGAGCGCAAGGTGAAGGAGCTGTGCCCGGAGTGCGAGGTCATCTACAGCAACGCGGACCAGGACGCGGCCAAGCAGCAGAGCCAGGCCGAGGCGGCGCTGACCAACGGCGCCCAGGTGCTGGTGCTCGACCCGGTGGACTCGGCCTCGGCGGCGGCCACGGTGGCGCGGGCCAAGCAGTCCAAGGTGCCCGTCATCAGCTATGACCGCCTGATTACCGGCGCGGACGTGGACTACTACATCTCGTTCGACAACGAGAAGGTGGGCAAGCTCCAGGGCCAGGCGCTGGTGGACAAGCTCAAGGCGGACGGCAAGGCCAGCGGCACCATCGTGATGATCAACGGTGCGCCCACCGACAACAACGCGAAGATGTTCAAGGCCGGCGCGCACGCCGCCATCGATGGCAGCGGGCTGACGGTGGGTGCCGAGTACGACACCCCGGACTGGAGCCCGGACAAGGCGCAGCAGCAGATGGAGCAGGCGCTGACCTCGCTGGGCAAGGACAAGATTGTCGGCGTGTACGCGGCCAATGACGGCACGGCCGGCGGTGCGATTGCCGCGATGAAGGCCTCGGGCGTCAACCCGCTGCCTCCCGTCACCGGGCAGGACGCGGAGCTGGCCGGCATCCAGCGGATTGTCGCCGGCGAGCAGTTCATGACCGTCTACAAGGCCATCAAGCCGGAGGCCGAGGTGGCCGCCGAGCTGGCGGTGGCGCTGGCCAAGGGCCAGCCGGCTCCCGCTGGCAAGGTCAACGCCAAGGTGAACAACGGCCAGAAGGACGTGCCGGCCATCCTGCTGGCGCCCGTGGCGGTGACGAAGGAGAACGTGAAGAGCACCGTCGTCGCCGATGGCTTCTGGAAGGCCGACGAGATCTGCGCGGGCAGCTACAAGGACGCCTGCGCCACGGCGCAGCTCCAGTAA
- a CDS encoding sugar ABC transporter permease encodes MNAPRGGAVDPRLIQDEPGLMGAWRGFRRRLSQGELGSLPVIVGLSVIWLIFYLANPRFLSAVNLTNLMLQIAAMGTISAGIVLVLLLGEIDLSAGAVSGLSAAVMTILNVKMQWAPVPAILAGLGTGAAIGLFHGLWITKLRVPSFVVTLAGLLGWQGALLFVLGGTGTVNLNHPLITGLTGTFFAPAIAWPVAGLIILTYVATVLVERWRRTAAGLPQKHLRSTVARMVVISGAVLVAVAIFVQDRGLPLASLLFAGFVLLLELLIKHTRFGRHVFAVGGNAEAARRAGIRVENIRVAIFTLASTMAAAGGILAASRLLAVNQSSGSGDVLLNSIAAAVIGGTSLFGGRGSAWSAILGALVIGSISNGMDLLALSSSVKFMVTGAVLLVAASIDALSRRGRQAAGRA; translated from the coding sequence ATGAACGCCCCCCGTGGAGGCGCGGTCGACCCGCGCCTGATTCAGGATGAACCTGGGCTCATGGGCGCTTGGCGGGGCTTCCGTCGCCGCCTGTCCCAGGGCGAGCTGGGCAGCCTGCCCGTCATCGTCGGCCTGAGCGTCATCTGGCTCATCTTCTACCTGGCCAACCCGCGCTTCCTGTCGGCCGTCAACCTCACCAACCTCATGCTGCAGATCGCCGCCATGGGGACGATCTCCGCGGGCATCGTGCTGGTGCTGCTGCTGGGAGAGATTGATTTGTCCGCGGGCGCCGTGAGCGGCCTGTCCGCCGCGGTGATGACCATCCTCAACGTGAAGATGCAGTGGGCGCCCGTGCCCGCCATCCTCGCGGGGCTGGGCACCGGCGCGGCCATCGGCCTGTTCCATGGCCTGTGGATTACCAAGCTGCGCGTGCCCTCCTTCGTGGTGACGCTGGCGGGGTTGCTCGGGTGGCAGGGTGCGCTGCTGTTCGTACTGGGCGGCACCGGCACCGTGAACCTGAATCACCCGCTCATCACCGGCCTCACCGGCACGTTCTTCGCGCCGGCGATCGCCTGGCCAGTGGCGGGGCTGATCATCCTCACCTACGTGGCCACGGTGCTGGTGGAGCGGTGGCGGCGGACGGCCGCGGGGTTGCCCCAGAAGCATCTGCGCTCCACGGTGGCGCGGATGGTAGTCATCTCCGGCGCGGTGCTGGTGGCCGTCGCCATCTTCGTGCAGGACCGGGGGTTGCCGCTGGCCTCGCTGCTCTTCGCGGGCTTCGTGCTGCTGCTGGAGTTGCTCATCAAGCACACGCGCTTTGGCCGTCACGTCTTCGCGGTGGGCGGCAACGCCGAGGCGGCGCGGCGGGCCGGTATCCGCGTGGAGAACATCCGCGTGGCCATCTTCACGCTGGCCTCCACCATGGCCGCCGCGGGCGGCATCCTCGCTGCCTCGCGCCTGCTGGCGGTGAACCAGTCCTCGGGCAGTGGCGACGTGTTGCTCAACTCCATCGCCGCCGCCGTCATTGGCGGCACCAGCCTCTTCGGCGGGCGCGGCTCCGCGTGGTCGGCGATCCTCGGCGCGCTCGTCATCGGCTCCATCTCCAACGGGATGGACCTGCTGGCGCTGTCCTCCTCGGTGAAGTTCATGGTAACGGGAGCGGTGCTGCTCGTGGCGGCCTCCATCGACGCGCTCTCGCGCCGAGGGCGGCAGGCCGCGGGACGGGCCTGA
- a CDS encoding ROK family protein codes for MPTLGIDLGGTNARAAVVDEQGRILSSAKLPLAERSPAAVVEVIALAAAEALSEARVEVRGCGVGAAGQIHRDSGVLAVAPNLGWRNVPLGAMLTERLGHPVRVVNDLAAAAWGELNAGAGRGAQDVYVAFVGSGVGSCIIANSQLVRGAGGVAGELGHTKVIPGGRLCGCGERGCLEAYAGGHNLIAQARELLSAGRSPELARLTGGDPATLNPVTLELAAEAGDPAAREIHERAGQMLGMGIANMITVLNPARLILGGGVLMNCPGLRRYVEEGVRALSSTVSREHLSINMAELGDDSGLIGAALLV; via the coding sequence ATGCCGACGCTGGGAATCGACCTGGGCGGGACCAACGCCCGCGCCGCCGTGGTGGATGAGCAAGGACGGATCCTCTCCTCCGCGAAGTTGCCGCTGGCCGAGCGCAGCCCCGCGGCCGTGGTGGAGGTCATCGCTCTGGCGGCCGCCGAGGCGCTGTCCGAGGCACGGGTCGAGGTGCGCGGGTGTGGCGTCGGCGCCGCGGGGCAGATCCACCGCGACTCGGGCGTGCTGGCGGTGGCGCCCAACCTCGGCTGGCGCAACGTGCCGCTGGGGGCGATGTTGACGGAGCGGCTCGGGCACCCGGTGCGCGTGGTGAATGACCTGGCCGCCGCCGCCTGGGGCGAGCTGAACGCCGGAGCCGGGCGGGGCGCGCAGGACGTGTATGTCGCCTTCGTGGGCTCGGGCGTGGGCAGCTGCATCATCGCCAACAGCCAGCTGGTGCGCGGCGCCGGGGGCGTGGCCGGAGAGCTGGGGCACACCAAGGTCATCCCGGGAGGCCGGCTGTGTGGCTGCGGCGAGCGCGGCTGCCTGGAGGCGTACGCCGGTGGGCACAACCTCATCGCCCAGGCGCGCGAGCTGCTCTCCGCCGGGCGCTCGCCCGAGCTGGCCCGGCTGACGGGCGGAGACCCGGCGACCCTCAACCCGGTGACGCTGGAGCTGGCCGCGGAGGCGGGCGACCCGGCCGCGCGGGAGATCCACGAGCGCGCCGGGCAGATGCTCGGCATGGGCATCGCCAACATGATCACCGTGCTCAACCCGGCGCGGCTCATCCTCGGCGGTGGAGTGCTGATGAACTGCCCCGGCCTGCGCCGCTATGTGGAAGAGGGCGTGCGGGCCCTGTCCTCCACCGTCTCGCGCGAGCACCTGAGCATCAACATGGCCGAGCTGGGCGACGACAGTGGCCTCATCGGCGCGGCGCTGCTGGTCTGA
- the rdgC gene encoding recombination-associated protein RdgC, protein MPVLRGAVTFSRFLVEPAEEAPADLKRWLTKALKARAFVPIDRRSEEERAVGFVELENHDSTEFPTSSLHYGEYALFGYRIDQIKIPAPVLRAEVDKWAANFAKEKGRPPSRAEKAENKASLRQVLRNRAVPSTKVHDLSWNLKSQQLQIWAASRTAVEEVLNAVETGFKVKLQPLVPAAIAARTGIDESTLGPTAELIGVDLPAEVSHGEA, encoded by the coding sequence ATGCCCGTCCTCCGTGGTGCAGTCACCTTCTCCCGCTTCCTCGTCGAGCCCGCCGAGGAAGCCCCCGCGGACCTCAAGCGCTGGCTCACCAAAGCGCTCAAGGCCCGTGCCTTCGTCCCCATTGATCGACGCTCCGAAGAGGAGCGCGCCGTCGGTTTCGTGGAGCTGGAGAACCACGATTCCACCGAGTTCCCCACCAGCAGCCTCCACTATGGGGAGTACGCGCTGTTCGGCTACCGCATCGATCAGATCAAGATCCCCGCTCCCGTGCTCCGCGCCGAGGTCGACAAGTGGGCCGCCAACTTCGCCAAGGAGAAGGGCCGCCCGCCCAGTCGCGCCGAGAAGGCCGAGAACAAGGCCTCGCTGCGCCAGGTGCTCCGCAACCGCGCCGTGCCCAGCACCAAGGTGCATGACCTGAGCTGGAACCTGAAGAGCCAGCAGCTGCAGATCTGGGCCGCCTCGCGCACCGCCGTGGAGGAGGTCCTCAACGCCGTGGAGACCGGCTTCAAGGTGAAGCTGCAACCGCTGGTCCCCGCCGCCATCGCGGCGCGCACCGGCATCGACGAGTCCACTCTCGGGCCGACCGCGGAGCTGATCGGCGTGGACCTGCCGGCGGAGGTGAGCCATGGGGAAGCGTGA
- a CDS encoding mannose-1-phosphate guanylyltransferase — protein sequence MALYPVIMAGGSGTRFWPLSRQARPKQFLPLASKSPLITDTASRLKGLASMKNTFIVCGPLHAKAAAKLVKGLPKQNLLVEPMARNTAPAIALATLQVAARDPKGILVVLPSDHHVANPQGFRETLAEAARIAEGGHIVTLGIQPNRPETGYGYIQLGEPLEGGGRKVKAFKEKPDLETARNYVSSGEFLWNGGIFVFRADVMLEAFAQHMPEMKKGMAALRAAVGKRTFGSVLKRVFPKLPSISIDYGVMEKASNIAVLPGDFGWSDVGSFAAIPEVRPADERGNVVSGAESIVVDCDGCVVLGDKRPVAVVGLTDVVVVDAGDAILVVPKDKSQDVRKVVEALKARKRQKYL from the coding sequence ATGGCTCTCTACCCCGTCATCATGGCCGGCGGCTCCGGCACCCGCTTCTGGCCCCTCTCCCGGCAGGCCCGCCCCAAGCAGTTCCTCCCCCTGGCCTCCAAGAGTCCGCTGATCACCGACACCGCCTCCCGGCTCAAGGGCTTGGCCTCGATGAAGAACACCTTCATCGTCTGCGGCCCCCTGCACGCCAAGGCCGCCGCCAAGCTCGTCAAGGGGCTGCCCAAGCAGAACCTCCTGGTGGAGCCCATGGCGCGCAACACCGCCCCGGCCATCGCGCTCGCCACGCTCCAGGTGGCCGCCCGGGACCCCAAGGGCATCCTGGTCGTCCTTCCCTCCGACCACCACGTGGCCAACCCCCAGGGCTTCCGCGAGACGCTCGCCGAGGCGGCGCGCATCGCCGAGGGCGGTCACATCGTCACCCTGGGCATCCAGCCCAACCGCCCCGAGACGGGCTACGGCTACATCCAGCTCGGCGAGCCCCTGGAGGGCGGCGGCCGCAAGGTGAAGGCCTTCAAGGAGAAGCCCGACCTGGAGACGGCTCGTAACTACGTGTCCTCAGGGGAGTTCCTGTGGAATGGCGGCATCTTCGTCTTCCGCGCCGACGTCATGCTGGAGGCCTTCGCCCAGCACATGCCGGAGATGAAGAAGGGCATGGCGGCCCTGCGCGCCGCGGTGGGCAAGCGCACCTTCGGCTCCGTCCTCAAGCGCGTCTTCCCCAAGCTGCCCTCCATCTCCATCGACTATGGCGTCATGGAGAAGGCCTCCAACATCGCCGTGCTCCCTGGTGACTTCGGCTGGTCCGACGTGGGCTCCTTCGCCGCCATCCCCGAGGTGCGCCCCGCCGATGAGCGCGGCAACGTGGTCTCCGGCGCCGAGTCCATCGTCGTGGACTGCGATGGCTGCGTGGTGCTGGGCGACAAGCGCCCGGTGGCCGTCGTGGGCCTGACGGATGTCGTCGTCGTCGACGCGGGCGATGCCATCCTCGTGGTCCCCAAGGACAAGAGCCAGGACGTGCGCAAGGTCGTCGAGGCCCTCAAGGCTCGTAAGCGCCAGAAGTACCTGTAA
- a CDS encoding serine/threonine-protein kinase, whose amino-acid sequence MHGPLILERLLGTGATGTVYLACHPPSGARFAVRVLHPHLASNPHVRSRFYVEANVASRVVHRHIARVLDARPGPGGLPCLLMEYVSGEPLSCLPLPLSPAETVGLLSQVLEGLEVAHARGVVHCDLKPDNLFLTQDARGQRRVKVLDFGMASVLASGFSKKELASGMSLGSPAYMAPEQWETTAADVRVDVYALAVLGYRLLTGRLPYGRGRMGEVLLGQQEIRPPAPHVLDPRVPQALSVVVMQALSRRPEERFPSARAFRFALEESVRNAPKEAVTLEAAAPRAAAPSGLRVRVGCLGSPEPRVVRASDVSAEGLFIAFDGPPPPLASRLPMELSFQGQAVICAGDVVRHVSQDEAHAWGVSAGFFVHFAEPSRALRTLISHTRAGPAEPPADAELAQLLSRTAALGRDPYMLLGLPPSASFDEVRQRADSALRRLEGFWRRTLPTSQRQELETLRAHVESARRTLGEPLARVGFDALRGNPHGIARCIAMGLTDREVEPLRRAYLSARPGTEERARAFFSQGRTLETQNSAKAAVECYAQALALDPLNLTWQRHYWALQRRLRPMTTTVPTVSP is encoded by the coding sequence ATGCACGGGCCGCTCATCCTGGAGCGACTGCTGGGCACCGGTGCCACCGGCACCGTGTACCTCGCCTGCCACCCGCCTTCCGGGGCGCGGTTCGCCGTGAGGGTGCTGCACCCGCACCTGGCCTCCAATCCGCACGTGCGCTCCCGCTTCTATGTGGAGGCCAACGTCGCCAGCCGCGTCGTGCATCGCCACATCGCGCGCGTGCTGGATGCGCGTCCCGGCCCGGGCGGCCTGCCCTGTCTCCTCATGGAGTACGTGTCCGGCGAGCCGCTCTCGTGCCTGCCCCTGCCGCTGTCTCCCGCCGAGACCGTGGGGCTGCTCTCGCAGGTGCTCGAAGGGCTCGAGGTCGCCCACGCGCGGGGCGTGGTGCATTGTGACCTCAAGCCGGACAACCTCTTCCTCACCCAGGACGCGCGCGGACAGCGGCGCGTCAAGGTGCTCGACTTCGGCATGGCCAGCGTCCTGGCCTCGGGCTTCTCCAAGAAGGAGCTGGCCTCGGGCATGTCGCTGGGCTCGCCCGCGTACATGGCTCCCGAGCAGTGGGAGACCACCGCCGCCGATGTCCGCGTGGATGTGTACGCCCTGGCCGTCCTGGGCTACCGGCTCCTCACCGGGCGCCTGCCCTATGGGCGCGGGCGCATGGGCGAGGTGCTCCTGGGACAGCAGGAGATTCGTCCTCCCGCGCCGCATGTGCTGGACCCGCGCGTGCCGCAGGCCCTCTCCGTGGTGGTGATGCAGGCCCTCTCGCGGCGCCCCGAGGAGCGCTTCCCGAGTGCCCGGGCCTTCCGCTTCGCCCTCGAGGAGTCCGTGCGCAACGCTCCCAAGGAGGCGGTGACCCTCGAGGCCGCCGCGCCTCGCGCCGCCGCGCCCTCGGGCCTGCGCGTGCGCGTGGGGTGCCTCGGCAGCCCCGAGCCTCGCGTGGTGCGCGCCAGTGACGTGTCGGCCGAGGGCCTCTTCATCGCCTTCGATGGGCCGCCGCCGCCGCTCGCCTCGCGGCTTCCGATGGAGCTCTCGTTCCAGGGGCAGGCGGTCATCTGCGCCGGAGACGTGGTGCGCCATGTCTCCCAGGACGAGGCGCACGCCTGGGGCGTCTCCGCGGGCTTCTTCGTCCACTTCGCCGAGCCCTCGAGGGCGCTGCGCACGTTGATTTCCCACACGCGCGCCGGCCCCGCCGAGCCGCCCGCGGACGCGGAGCTCGCGCAGCTCCTGTCTCGCACCGCCGCGCTGGGGCGGGACCCGTACATGCTCCTGGGCCTGCCGCCCTCCGCGAGCTTCGATGAGGTGCGCCAGCGCGCCGACTCCGCGCTGCGTCGCCTGGAGGGTTTCTGGCGGCGCACCCTGCCCACCAGCCAGCGGCAGGAGCTGGAGACCCTGCGCGCCCATGTGGAGTCGGCCCGCCGGACGCTCGGCGAGCCGCTTGCTCGCGTGGGATTCGATGCCCTGCGCGGCAACCCCCATGGGATTGCCCGCTGCATCGCCATGGGCCTCACGGACCGGGAGGTGGAGCCGTTGCGCCGCGCGTATCTCTCGGCGCGCCCTGGCACCGAGGAGCGCGCCCGCGCCTTCTTCTCCCAGGGACGGACGCTGGAGACCCAGAACTCCGCGAAGGCCGCGGTCGAGTGCTATGCCCAGGCCCTGGCCCTGGATCCGCTCAACCTGACCTGGCAGCGGCACTACTGGGCCCTCCAGCGCCGGTTGCGCCCGATGACGACCACCGTGCCCACGGTGTCTCCGTAG
- a CDS encoding CotH kinase family protein, which yields MRHLVLLLGMIFLGACGDATESPTPSSLPPDTSGQQQPEPPPDAGTLPPDAGVPDAGTSPPVGKPDAGTSPDGGTSPDGGISGPGQKPPPAPAWPALQTSIPTYALTIQPEHLRALEQHIEDREYLVPAQFSAEGRTYTVQIRYRGRSTRFEPKKPWQVRFDKEDRFGGAKRLELLAAYKDGGYLTEKLWYDVAASVGMKVPRARFVHLTVNGAYEGVYTEVESIDKPFLKAHALDSDGDIYRCGMHDCEMRPPPREAYMEAWQKRTNEDQPWERLWSFIDGINRTPPHEFRAFVEEKLALDDYLSWMVLDTFISNDYQVDSRSYFVYSRELGRWFYVPWDLNNALSLYNRKNPNIRQGTASKAARPPLGFTAYDPLVYELADFRRGLGVLDMKPAWSTLSTRIADDEVLRARYVARLRTLLETWLTEENLGARIDAMHQLLAPFILAGPNGQAKDPHVSPAHAAYSPEFLRRFVRERRAWLLTQLSALEAHGRGGLVIDRVGRDATGAFWVQLYNRGDTPVSLQGLYLSGFTREPTQSLAPALTVPARGYVTLRQGAPEASARLSATLNPERPEVALYAADGRTALDLLWLAPLAPGEAYGRQPRGAETWSAQPGQ from the coding sequence ATGAGGCACCTGGTACTCCTTCTAGGAATGATCTTCCTCGGCGCATGCGGCGACGCGACCGAGAGCCCGACTCCTTCCTCGCTCCCCCCGGACACCTCCGGCCAGCAGCAACCGGAGCCTCCGCCGGACGCGGGGACGCTGCCTCCCGATGCGGGGGTGCCGGATGCGGGAACTTCGCCGCCGGTGGGCAAGCCCGACGCGGGCACCTCGCCGGATGGGGGCACTTCTCCGGACGGGGGCATCTCCGGGCCCGGGCAGAAGCCGCCTCCCGCTCCCGCGTGGCCGGCGCTGCAGACCTCCATCCCCACGTACGCGCTCACCATCCAGCCGGAGCACCTGCGCGCCCTGGAGCAGCACATCGAAGACCGGGAGTACCTCGTCCCCGCGCAGTTCTCCGCCGAGGGCCGCACGTACACGGTGCAGATCCGCTACCGCGGCCGCTCCACGCGCTTCGAGCCGAAGAAGCCCTGGCAGGTGCGCTTCGACAAGGAGGACCGCTTCGGAGGCGCCAAGCGCCTGGAGCTGCTCGCCGCTTATAAGGATGGCGGCTACCTCACGGAGAAGCTCTGGTACGACGTGGCCGCCAGCGTGGGGATGAAGGTGCCGCGCGCCCGCTTCGTCCACCTCACCGTCAATGGCGCGTACGAGGGCGTCTACACGGAGGTGGAGTCCATCGACAAACCCTTCCTCAAGGCGCACGCCCTGGACTCCGACGGCGACATCTACCGCTGCGGCATGCACGACTGCGAGATGCGCCCTCCGCCCCGCGAGGCGTACATGGAGGCGTGGCAGAAGCGCACCAACGAGGACCAGCCGTGGGAGCGGCTCTGGAGTTTCATCGACGGCATCAACCGCACGCCGCCCCATGAGTTCCGCGCCTTCGTCGAGGAGAAGCTGGCGCTCGACGACTACCTGTCCTGGATGGTGCTCGACACCTTCATCTCCAATGACTACCAGGTCGACTCTCGCAGCTACTTCGTCTACAGCCGGGAGCTCGGCCGCTGGTTCTACGTCCCCTGGGACTTGAACAACGCCCTGTCGCTCTACAACCGGAAGAACCCCAACATCCGCCAGGGCACCGCGAGCAAGGCCGCACGGCCGCCGCTGGGCTTCACCGCGTATGACCCGCTCGTGTACGAGCTGGCCGACTTCCGCCGGGGCCTGGGCGTGCTGGACATGAAGCCCGCGTGGAGCACGCTCTCCACCCGCATCGCCGATGACGAGGTGCTGCGCGCCCGCTACGTGGCCCGGCTGCGCACGCTGCTGGAGACGTGGCTCACGGAGGAGAACCTGGGCGCGCGCATCGACGCGATGCACCAGCTGCTCGCGCCCTTCATCCTCGCGGGCCCCAACGGGCAGGCGAAGGACCCGCACGTGAGCCCCGCCCACGCCGCCTACAGCCCCGAGTTCCTCCGCCGCTTCGTTCGCGAGCGCCGCGCGTGGCTGCTCACCCAGCTCTCCGCCCTCGAGGCCCATGGCCGGGGCGGGCTCGTCATCGACCGCGTGGGCCGGGACGCCACGGGCGCCTTCTGGGTGCAGCTCTACAATCGCGGGGACACCCCGGTGTCCCTCCAGGGGCTCTACCTGTCTGGCTTCACCCGCGAGCCGACCCAATCCCTCGCACCCGCTCTCACCGTACCCGCGCGGGGGTATGTCACCCTGCGACAGGGGGCCCCCGAGGCCTCGGCGCGGCTCTCCGCGACGCTGAACCCCGAGCGCCCCGAGGTGGCCCTCTACGCGGCGGATGGGCGCACGGCGCTGGACCTCCTGTGGCTGGCGCCGCTGGCGCCGGGAGAGGCCTATGGCCGGCAGCCTCGTGGCGCGGAGACCTGGAGCGCCCAACCTGGACAGTGA